A single Lolium perenne isolate Kyuss_39 chromosome 6, Kyuss_2.0, whole genome shotgun sequence DNA region contains:
- the LOC139832433 gene encoding uncharacterized protein yields MAMCTDHTSCCTPRRPTSTRTLEQQLEKHATRRLDRLTPPQRTAAALADRMAGPGGRRGGRGRGPGRPRGRGRGRRGGAARAPRSPSPASSSSSDEERCFEFLLRIDDDPLGIKRLPDKFAEFVDGVEPAHLQLREAGCNFCRWSVEVLFDGQGKMYLHTGWDKFARDLHLEPGCQLTFLYEGDGEMIVKVFDDTACRVHYPHTGESGSDTDS; encoded by the exons ATGGCTATGTGCACCGACCA CACTAGTTGTtgcacgccgcgccgcccgacctccacgcgcaccttggagcagcagctggagaagcacgccacgcgccgcctcgatcggctgacgccgccgcagaggaccgccgccgcacttgcagacag gatggccggtcccggtggccggcgaggcggtcgaggccgcggtcctgggcgcccccggggccggggaaggggccgccgcggtggagcagcaagggccccacggtcaccgtcacctgcatcctcctcgtcttcggatgaggaacgctgcttcgagttcctcctccgcatcgacgacgacccactcggcatcaagaggctaccggacaagttcgccgagttcgtcgacggcgtcgagccggcgcacttgcagctacgggaggcaggctgcaacttctgccgctggtccgtggaggtcctgttcgacgggcagggcaagatgtacctgcacacggggtgggacaagttcgcccgtgacctccacctcgagcccggctgccagctcaccttcctgtacgagggggacggcgagatgatcgtcaaggtgttcgacgacaccgcctgccgtgtgcactacccccacaccggcgaatccggctcggacaccgatagttag